Proteins co-encoded in one Papaver somniferum cultivar HN1 chromosome 5, ASM357369v1, whole genome shotgun sequence genomic window:
- the LOC113278560 gene encoding MLP-like protein 43, with translation MAQLQKLELVHEVKCCPDKLYRMFTRDAPQLSKYLPKVVQSVQVIGVGEIRLCTGFVWKFVAGGGSTISTKEKITAVDNKNRSITFTVLEGDVMEDFKNFSFKLDITSQDWYC, from the exons ATGGCTCAACTTCAAAAACTTGAGCTTGTGCATGAGGTCAAGTGCTGTCCAGACAAGTTATATCGTATGTTCACTCGTGATGCACCCCAACTATCAAAGTATCTTCCTAAAGTGGTTCAAAGCGTTCAAGTTATCGGAGTGGGTGAAATCCGTCTATGCACTGGCTTTGTGTGGAAATTTGTAGCTG GGGGTGGATCAACGATCTCGACCAAGGAGAAGATAACGGCGGTCGACAACAAAAATAGGTCAATTACATTTACTGTCTTGGAAGGAGATGTCATGGAAGACTTtaaaaatttcagtttcaaattgGATATTACTTCCCAAGACTGGTACTGCTGA